One stretch of Roseibium sp. HPY-6 DNA includes these proteins:
- a CDS encoding urate hydroxylase PuuD has product MLDIAIIWDWLAFAVRWLHVVTAIAWIGSSFYFIALDLGLRKSPHLPAGAFGEEWQVHGGGFYHIQKYLVAPENMPEHLTWFKWESYATWLSGAALMMIVYWVGGELYLIDPEKADLSLWQGILISGGSLAIGWLIYDYLCKSKLGDSPTLLMILLFFMLVAMGWGYDQIFTGRATMLHLGAFTATIMTANVFMIIIPNQKIVVADLKAGRTPDAKYGKIAKLRSMHNNYLTLPVVFLMLSNHYPLAFASEYNWVIAALVFLMGVSIRHYFNTKHAGGTAPMWTWLVTSILFVAIIHLSMAPMWSEDSYEASETRPLNATEQVFASAAGFEDVKAIVPGRCAMCHAREPFYEGIYWAPKGVVLETEADIVRAAREIYLQSGVTNAMPPANVSHMEPGERRKIVEWYRNAREQMPFGVATR; this is encoded by the coding sequence ATGTTGGACATTGCCATTATCTGGGACTGGCTGGCATTTGCCGTCAGGTGGCTGCACGTCGTGACAGCCATTGCCTGGATCGGCTCATCCTTCTACTTCATCGCCCTGGATCTGGGATTGCGCAAGTCGCCCCACCTGCCGGCGGGCGCTTTTGGCGAGGAATGGCAGGTTCACGGCGGCGGGTTCTATCACATCCAGAAATACCTGGTCGCGCCCGAAAACATGCCAGAGCACCTGACCTGGTTCAAATGGGAAAGCTACGCCACCTGGCTCTCCGGAGCAGCGCTGATGATGATCGTCTACTGGGTCGGCGGCGAGCTTTATCTCATAGACCCCGAAAAGGCGGATCTGTCTCTTTGGCAGGGCATCCTGATATCCGGCGGATCCCTGGCCATCGGCTGGCTGATCTACGACTACCTTTGCAAATCGAAGCTAGGCGACAGTCCGACGCTGCTGATGATCCTGCTGTTTTTCATGCTGGTCGCCATGGGATGGGGCTATGACCAGATTTTCACCGGCCGCGCGACCATGCTGCATCTGGGGGCTTTCACGGCCACGATCATGACGGCGAATGTCTTCATGATCATCATTCCGAACCAGAAGATCGTGGTCGCGGATCTCAAGGCCGGACGCACGCCCGATGCCAAATACGGCAAGATCGCCAAGCTGCGCTCAATGCACAACAATTACCTGACGCTTCCGGTCGTGTTTCTGATGCTGAGCAACCACTATCCGCTCGCATTTGCGTCCGAATACAATTGGGTGATTGCCGCCCTGGTTTTCCTTATGGGCGTCTCCATCCGCCACTATTTCAACACCAAGCATGCCGGAGGCACTGCGCCCATGTGGACCTGGCTGGTGACCTCGATTCTCTTCGTGGCCATCATCCATCTGAGCATGGCGCCGATGTGGTCTGAAGACAGCTATGAGGCGTCCGAAACCCGTCCCTTGAACGCTACGGAACAGGTTTTTGCAAGTGCCGCCGGATTTGAGGACGTGAAGGCCATCGTTCCAGGACGGTGTGCCATGTGCCATGCCCGCGAACCCTTTTACGAGGGGATATACTGGGCGCCGAAGGGCGTGGTTCTGGAAACAGAAGCCGATATCGTTCGCGCTGCGCGGGAGATCTACCTGCAGTCCGGCGTGACCAATGCAATGCCACCCGCCAATGTCTCGCACATGGAACCCGGGGAACGGCGGAAAATCGTGGAATGGTACCGAAACGCTCGCGAACAAATGCCGTTCGGCGTCGCCACGAGGTAA
- a CDS encoding MFS transporter translates to MYSVLANRTYRHLFAAQFIALFGTGLMTVALALLAYDLAGANAGAVLGTALAIKMVVYVILSPLAGGFAARLPRRSFLVILDLIRAGTAIALPFVDAVWQIYLLIALLQSASAAFTPTFQATIPEILPDEEDYTNALSLSRMAYDLENLLSPVIAAVLIGLIGFHWLFAGTVAGFLLSAALIVSVALPTVRNLTQLSPFKRISQGMRIYLGTPRLKGLMALNLTVAAAGAIVIVNTVVIVKTLLGGSDADLALTMAAYGGGSMAMALAIPRLLSSVKDRSLMLGGAILMPLLLVLLSALIQGLKPTDLWSYLLMIWFLMGVANSAVLVPSGRLLRNSAHSEDRPMVFAAQFALSHGCWLITYPLAGWLGSAAGLSAAVTTLAVLAVIGALAASRLWPSSDTSVLVHEHPELPADHPHLRNAHGKRHAHAYVIDNLHTSWPDGRF, encoded by the coding sequence ATGTACTCAGTTCTCGCCAACAGGACCTACCGGCATCTCTTTGCAGCCCAGTTCATTGCCCTTTTCGGCACAGGGCTCATGACGGTTGCGCTGGCTTTGCTTGCCTACGACCTTGCAGGCGCAAATGCCGGGGCAGTGCTCGGAACAGCTCTTGCCATCAAGATGGTTGTTTATGTCATCTTGTCGCCGCTCGCCGGCGGCTTTGCAGCGCGACTTCCGCGCAGGTCATTTCTTGTCATTCTCGATCTGATACGGGCAGGAACCGCGATCGCACTGCCTTTCGTCGATGCAGTCTGGCAGATCTATCTTCTGATTGCGCTTCTGCAGTCTGCATCGGCCGCCTTCACTCCAACCTTCCAGGCAACAATCCCCGAAATTCTTCCTGACGAGGAGGATTACACCAACGCGTTGTCACTCTCGCGAATGGCATACGATCTTGAAAACCTGCTAAGCCCGGTCATTGCGGCGGTTTTGATCGGCCTGATCGGATTTCATTGGCTTTTTGCGGGCACGGTCGCAGGTTTTTTGCTTTCGGCAGCACTGATTGTCTCCGTTGCGCTTCCAACGGTCCGCAATCTCACACAGCTCTCGCCATTCAAACGCATTTCACAGGGCATGCGGATCTATCTGGGCACACCGCGCCTGAAGGGCCTCATGGCGCTCAATCTGACCGTGGCCGCCGCGGGAGCGATTGTGATTGTAAATACTGTCGTGATCGTCAAGACACTGCTTGGCGGAAGCGATGCCGACCTTGCCCTCACGATGGCCGCCTATGGCGGTGGCTCAATGGCGATGGCGCTCGCAATTCCACGCCTTCTGTCCTCGGTCAAAGACCGGAGCCTCATGCTTGGGGGTGCGATTCTCATGCCGCTGCTGCTGGTTTTGCTGTCCGCCCTGATCCAGGGGCTCAAGCCGACAGATCTCTGGTCCTATCTGTTGATGATCTGGTTCCTGATGGGCGTCGCCAACTCGGCGGTTCTTGTCCCGTCCGGACGTCTTTTGCGCAACTCGGCTCACTCTGAAGACCGTCCGATGGTTTTCGCGGCGCAATTTGCGCTCTCCCACGGCTGCTGGCTGATCACCTACCCGCTTGCGGGTTGGCTCGGGAGCGCGGCCGGTCTATCAGCAGCCGTCACTACGCTGGCGGTGCTTGCGGTCATTGGAGCGTTGGCCGCGTCGCGTCTTTGGCCATCGTCGGACACAAGCGTCCTCGTTCACGAACATCCTGAACTTCCGGCCGACCATCCGCATCTGAGAAACGCCCACGGCAAACGCCATGCCCATGCCTATGTGATCGACAATCTCCACACCAGTTGGCCGGACGGGCGGTTCTGA
- a CDS encoding LemA family protein: MSVVLTLILLVAVVVGTYVVCYNSLMAAKFRVDEAWSGITVQLKRRHALVPNLVQAARTALGHEQAIVDKIVSARAAALEALASERHADIAKAEAGLTQALGQLIAYTEDNPEITATENLVVLQKQLEETEDQVAAARRIYNGNVQAYNTRAASIPWNIVAGINGLRPSEMFTLDEAEMKAISKDPTLDGLEMAVPGRNEKG; the protein is encoded by the coding sequence ATGTCGGTTGTTTTGACTTTGATACTCCTGGTCGCAGTTGTCGTCGGCACCTATGTCGTTTGCTACAACTCGCTCATGGCCGCCAAGTTTCGCGTTGACGAAGCCTGGTCCGGCATAACGGTTCAGCTCAAGCGCCGACATGCTCTGGTGCCCAATCTCGTTCAGGCCGCCCGCACTGCACTCGGGCACGAACAGGCGATCGTCGACAAAATCGTCTCCGCGCGCGCGGCCGCGCTCGAAGCGCTGGCAAGCGAGCGTCATGCTGATATCGCAAAGGCCGAGGCCGGCCTGACTCAGGCCCTTGGTCAGCTCATTGCCTATACCGAAGACAACCCCGAAATCACGGCAACCGAAAACCTCGTCGTTCTGCAAAAGCAGCTTGAGGAAACTGAAGATCAGGTGGCGGCGGCACGACGCATCTATAATGGCAATGTTCAGGCTTACAATACGCGTGCAGCCTCGATACCCTGGAACATTGTTGCCGGCATCAATGGGCTCAGGCCTTCGGAAATGTTTACGCTGGACGAAGCCGAAATGAAGGCGATTTCAAAAGATCCCACGCTTGACGGTCTGGAAATGGCAGTTCCAGGACGCAACGAGAAAGGCTGA